Part of the Candidatus Delongbacteria bacterium genome, TAACTTTTTCATTGTCTCAAGTTTTTTAAACCATGGCAATAGCTCTACATAATGAAGAGTCTGCATCAATCTTTAGAGGTAAAGCTATAAACTGAAACTCTTTCTTTGCCTCCAATTTATCAAGATTTGTCAAATTTTCGACGATGTGAATATCATTCTTAAAAAGAATTTTATGAATCAGATATGGATAGTTATCTGGTGAAGGAGAATCAAATCCTATCACCTTAATCTTTTTCTTCACGAGATACTCTGCTACTTCTCCTGTTATCTGAGGAGATTTACTATAATAAATTTCCTCTCCATAAAATTTCGACATTCCTGTTCTGAAAAGCACAATACTAACATCGTCTGAAAAATCCAGATCATCTTTATTCAATTCATATACCAAATTTTTTGATATATCTATTATAATGGCTTTTCCTATGAAGTTTTCTAATTCAGCCTCTGAAATATTTGTTTTGCCATCTATCATATGCAAAGGTCCATCAATATGAGTTCCAACATGCATCCCACAATTCAAGTTGAAACTATTGTAAAGATCGATATCAAACCTCTTGGTTTGTTGTAAGTTTGTTCTCAAATCACCAGGATAAACAGGCATCTCGCTATTGATTTTATGAGACAGATCTATAACCCTCTTCATTTTCTCCCCTTATCTAATTTTGTGATACTTTTATATTACAATCTTTTTTTTAATAAAGCGATAAAAAAAGCTGTTTTAAATTTATATTATTGCCTTAAAAGAAAGAAAGTTTTATTATATACTGCATAACTAATGGGATATTGATGAGAGAAATACAACAATACCTAAAATCAGCTTATAGTGAATTCGACAAAAGAATTAAGGAGGTTCTTAGTTCAGA contains:
- a CDS encoding cyclase family protein, which codes for MKRVIDLSHKINSEMPVYPGDLRTNLQQTKRFDIDLYNSFNLNCGMHVGTHIDGPLHMIDGKTNISEAELENFIGKAIIIDISKNLVYELNKDDLDFSDDVSIVLFRTGMSKFYGEEIYYSKSPQITGEVAEYLVKKKIKVIGFDSPSPDNYPYLIHKILFKNDIHIVENLTNLDKLEAKKEFQFIALPLKIDADSSLCRAIAMV